In Vigna angularis cultivar LongXiaoDou No.4 chromosome 8, ASM1680809v1, whole genome shotgun sequence, one DNA window encodes the following:
- the LOC108319448 gene encoding uncharacterized mitochondrial protein AtMg00860-like has protein sequence MDQDKVKVVREWEDPRNLKALRGYLGLTIYYRRFVKDYGKIAKPLTKLLKKGQFVWIEWAKAAMSRHALPHQKELRMIARLYWQDFEEILKEVDLDEELVKVVKDLKENDNAHVAFTLEQDRLH, from the exons ATGGACCAAGATAAGGTCAAAGTCGTGCGGGAGTGGGAGGATCCTAGAAATTTAAAAGCTTTGAGAGGATATTTGGGTTTGACAATATATTATAGGAGATTCGTGAAGGACTATGGCAAGATAGCCAAACCCCTAacaaaattgttgaaaaagGGGCAATTTGTTTGGATCGAATGGGCCAAAGCTGCAATGTCAAG GCATGCACTTCCCCATCAAAAGGAGTTGAGAATGATTGCACGACTGTATTGGCAAGACTTCGAAGAAATACTAAAAGAAGTAGATTTGGATGAGGAGTTGGTGAAGGTGGTTAAAGATCTTAAGGAGAATGATAATGCTCATGTAGCTTTTACTTTAGAGCAAGACCGATTGCACTAA
- the LOC108319446 gene encoding receptor-like protein EIX1 — MAYCLLGLIIKIIHLLDLRCLDTLYLTGAINLTSLIHLQYIRHLDISNNDFMWIHIPQAIGSFTNLRYLNLSFSLLSGKIPFQLGNLSLLQYPDLGRNSLLGPVPFQIGNLRQLQYLDLEGNSLSGEIPFQLRNLKRLQYLNLASNTLSGAIPFRNGNLPLLQTLRIGGKIPKSIILLSELEDLYLEGNSLEGEVTESHLSNFSKLETLSLSYNTLSLRFVSNGVPPFQATRLSLASCKLGPSFPGWLRTQNSLMSLDISDNELSDSVPAWFWNKLQNLKWLNMSHNNLNGAIPDIPLKLPYGTSIILNSNQFEGTLPPFLLQASGLLFSKNIISDLHSFLCNQIIAPNLATLDLSNNHITGQIPDCWQSLDQLLFLDLSKNKLSGNIPISMGKLVKLEALVLRKNNLRGGLHSSLKNCTNLIMLDVSENNLSGRIPSWIGESEIRKEIVHFLGIVSLNLSRNNLRGEIPSEIGNLSSLESLDLSRNHLHGRIPSSLSQLDFLGKLDLSYNSLSGRIPLGRHLQTFEASYFEGNIDLCGEQLNKSCPGDYSTAKPEAATEKEGDNSEFYEALYMHGPRILRRILGLNRANSNLETLENCLPKVLEHIDN; from the exons ATGGCATACTGTCTTCTTGGACTCATCATCAAAATAATACATCTACTTGATCTTCGTTGTCTGGATACACTATATTTAACAGGTGCAATCAATCTCACTTCATTGATTCACTTGCAATACATTCGACATCTAGACATCAGCAATAATGATTTTATGTGGATTCACATCCCACAAGCCATTGGCTCTTTTACCAACTTACGATATCTCAAcctctcattttctttattgaGTGGGAAGATTCCTTTCCAACTTGGAAATCTTTCACTACTACAGTATCCAGACCTTGGAAGAAATAGTCTTCTTGGACCAGTTCCTTTTCAGATTGGGAATCTTAGACAGTTACAATATCTTGATCTTGAAGGGAATTCTCTATCAGGAGAAATCCCATTTCAACTTAGGAATCTCAAGCGGCTACAATATCTTAATCTTGCAAGTAACACTCTTTCTGGAGCTATCCCTTTTCGGAATGGGAATCTTCCTCTCTTACAAACTCTTCGGATAGGTG GAAAGATACCAAAAAGCATCATATTGCTATCTGAGTTGGAGGATCTATATTTGGAGGGAAATTCTTTAGAGGGTGAAGTCACTGAATCTCatctttctaatttttccaAATTAGAAACTTTATCCTTATCATACAACACATTGTCTCTAAGATTTGTCTCTAATGGGGTTCCTCCTTTTCAAGCAACAAGATTGAGTTTAGCATCTTGCAAGCTAGGTCCGAGTTTTCCTGGTTGGCTCCGGACACAGAATTCTTTAATGTCGCTAGATATATCTGATAATGAGCTTAGTGATTCTGTACCAGCATGGTTTTGGAACAAattgcaaaatttgaaatggTTAAACATGTCTCACAATAATCTCAATGGTGCAATTCCTGATATACCATTAAAGCTTCCTTATGGAACCTCTATAATTCTGAATTCAAATCAATTTGAGGGTACACTTCCACCCTTTTTGCTACAAGCTTCAGGGCTTTTATtctctaaaaatataatttctgaTTTGCATTCTTTTTTGTGTAACCAAATCATTGCTCCGAATTTGGCAACATTAgatttatcaaacaatcacataACGGGACAAATTCCGGATTGTTGGCAATCTTTAGACCAATTACTATTTCTTGATTTGAGCAAGAATAAGTTGTCTGGGAATATTCCCATCTCCATGGGGAAACTTGTTAAATTAGAAGCGCTGGTTTTGCGAAAGAATAATTTAAGAGGTGGACTGCATTCCAGTTTGAAGAATTGCACTAATTTAATTATGCTGGATGTGAGTGAAAATAATTTGTCTGGTCGAATACCATCATGGATTGGAGAAA GTGAAATACGAAAAGAGATTGTGCATTTTCTTGGGattgtttctttaaatttatcaaGAAACAATTTGAGGGGAGAAATTCCTTCTGAGATTGGAAATTTAAGTTCACTTGAATCTCTTGACTTGTCAAGAAATCATTTGCATGGGAgaattccttcttctctttctcaaCTTGATTTCTTAGGAAAATTAGACTTGTCATACAACTCTCTTTCTGGAAGAATCCCATTGGGAAGACATTTGCAGACCTTTGAAGCCTCTTATTTTGAAGGAAATATTGATCTTTGTGGTGAACAACTCAACAAAAGTTGTCCTGGAGACTATTCAACCGCAAAACCAGAAGCAGCAACAGAAAAGGAGGGAGATAATTCTGAATTCTATGAAGCATTATACATGCATGGGCCTAGGATTCTTCGTAGGATTTTGGGGCTTAATAGGGCCAATTCTAATTTGGAAACCTTGGAGAATTGCTTACCTAAGGTTCTTGAACATATTGACAACTGA